The Cryomorphaceae bacterium region CGTCCCCGTCTGCTTTTTATTTCCGATTGTGAGCCACGAGAATCCGCGCCAAATCCTTTTCAATCACACTCCCTTGTCATTTCGACCGGAACGCCGAGGGACGCGGCACGGAGTAGCCTGCAAAAAATTCAGTGAGATAAAAACGAAGTCATCAACAAGCAAACCCCAATCACACCCCACAAAAAAAACCCGGCGCGGTGCACCGGGTTTTCGTCATCAGCTGTGCAAGCAGCTAGTCCATAATAAGGCGAATGGTGTTTCGCTCACCACGGTGGCTTACTTCCAACAGATACATACCGGCGGGCAAGCCTTGCCTGTGCAGGGTAACCCAATCGGCGTTTTGAATTCCGTAATCAAACACAAGAGCTCCGAGCGTATTGAACAGTCGGAGGTGAACACCGGCTCCCAGTTCGCTCAAGTCCACATTTACATGGTCGCGCACAGGATTGGGAAAGGCCTTAACGCGCCCAATGGCTACCACCTCATCCACCGAAGTGGGGATGGGTGCCGGCCCGTACTCACAGGTAAGCGGTGCATCACACACAAAGTGGTACAACCAGTTTCGCGAAATCACTATGGTAGTATCGTAAATCTGTGCGTTGGTGCTGTGCGGCACGTGATCGAAACCCACGTGCGTTTCGAGGCAGGCGGTAAGGCCAATGTTCTCCGCCCGCGCCTGGATGGATGCGCTGCCATCTACCGGTATCAGGTTAATAAACCCAAGAAAAACCAGGGTCTCCGAACCATAAGGCACGGTTCCGTCTTCATCACCGTGAAAGCTCAATACCGGGGTTTCATTGGCCTGCATCCAGGTGGTATCGCCAATGGCCCCTGCGATATTGATGATGGCTGTCAGCTCTGAGCTGTAACCGGCATTTCCGGTATTTCCTTCCAGTCCGCCATCCAATCCGGGCGCATTCATATCAATGCCTTCGGGCACCTCATCCAGTGAATTGAGAAAGCCTGTGTGCAATGCCATGAATCCACCGGCAGAGACACCTGTCATAAAGACCTTGTCGGGATTAATACCGTAGGGATTTCCATCCTCCTCTACCGACTTTCGGAAAAAGCGTATGGCTGCGCGCGCGTCGTGCACCGCTCTCCATACCGCTTTGGTAACTGAGTTGGGCGTGGGAATAAACTGACCGGGATCCGTTGCCCCCAGGCGGTACTGTATAGAAGCCGCCACATAACCCAAACGGGCAAAATCCTGGCAGAGAGGAACCACATCGTTTCCTGTTTTACTACCCGCTACAAAAGAGCCTCCATGGGCAACAATAATGAGGGGACGATTGGTTTCGGTGTCACCTTCCGGAGTGTAGACATCCAAAAAAAGATCCTGCATGTTTCCGGCAGAATTCAGATTGGCTCCGTACTGAACATCACTCTGCACATCCCAGCTACTGAACACAAATTCACGGTAGCGTTCACCGTCGCATTGGGCCGAAATGTTGGAAGGAAAAGCAGCCACAGCTGCAAGCAGAAGGCCGCCCATCATCGGTCGGACACCCCTCTGCATCATGGTTTCAAAAACAGGTTGCATCTTTGTTTGGTTTTAGGATTGGAATTAAACTACTGCGTTTGGTTACGTTCATCAATGGAGATACCTTTGCATGAAATTTCGCAGCACCACGCAACAATCGCGGGCGGCTGCGGTTCTACCCATACAAACCTCCATTTGTGGAAGCCGAAAATACAACAAAATCCACCCGTACCGAAGATCGCAAAGCGGTAACCATTCTTTTTGCCGGTGATTCCGGCGACGGTATTCAACTTACCGGCAGTCAGTTTTCTGACACCAACGCCCTTTTTGGCAACGATATCAGCACCTTTCCGAATTTCCCGGCTGAAATCCGGGCGCCACAAGGAACGCTGGCAGGCGTTTCAGGATTCCAACTTCACTTCGGAAGTGTAGAAGTTTTTTCGCCTGGCGACCAGTGCGACGTGCTGGTGGTGATGAACGCAGCGGCACTCAAAGCCAACCTCAGCAACCTGAAAATAGGCGGAACCATCATTGCCAATACCGATGGTTTCGACAAGAAAAACCTTCGACTGGCCGGTTACGTGGATGTGCAAAATCCGCTTACCGACCAAAGCCTGGGGCAATACCGCGTGGTGGAAATTGCCGTTACGCAAATGACCCGCGAGGCGCTCAAGGACTTTGAATTGGGCATGAAGGAAAAAGACCGCAGCAAAAACATGTTTGTGCTCGGTTTTATCTGCTGGATGTACAACCGGAGCCTGAACCGCACCCTCGACTTTTTGAACGAGAAATTTGCCGGTAAGCCCGATATTATCCAATCCAATGAAGCAGTGCTTCGTGCGGGATACAATTTTGGCGATACTTCTGAGACCTTTACCAGCAGGTACGACGTAAAACCTGCCCCACTGAAAAAAGGGGTGTACCGCAACATCATGGGTAACCAGGCTACGGCCATCGGGCTGATTGCCGGGGCTGAAAAAGCAGGCCTGGAGCTATTTTACGGCTCCTACCCCATTACGCCGGCTTCCGACATACTGCACGAACTGGCGCGCCACAAAAACTTTGGGGTACGCACCTTTCAGGCCGAGGACGAAATTGCAGCCATTTGCTCTGCCATTGGGTCGTCGTTTGCCGGAGGACTGGGAGTAACTGCTTCTTCGGGGCCGGGTATTGCCCTCAAAGGCGAGGCTCTTGGTTTGGCGGTTATGCTCGAATTGCCGCTGGTGGTGGTAAATGTGCAACGCGGAGGACCGTCCACCGGATTACCTACCAAAACCGAGCAGGCCGATTTGCTGCAGGCCCTGAACGGGCGTAATGGCGAAGCGCCTGTACCGGTTATTGCCGCAGCACATCCTTCAGACTGTTTTTGGATGGCCTACGAAGCCGTACGCATTGCCGTTGAGCACATGACGCCTGTGATGCTGCTTACCGACGGGTATGTGGCCAACGGAGCTGAGCCCTGGCGATTCCCCAAGTCGGATGATTTGAAACCCATCAAGCCCAACTTTGCCAATCCCGAAGACTACAAGGAAGATGAATACCTCCCTTATAAGCGCGACGATAGAGGCGTGCGCAAATGGGCCACACCCGGAATGATCAACCTTCAGCACCGCATTGGTGGCCTTGAAAAGCAAGACCTCACCGGAAATGTTTCTTACGACCCCGAAAACCACGAGCGCATGGTAAAGCTGCGCGAAGAAAAAGTGCGTCGCATTGCCGATTTCTTTCCTGCATTGGGCATTGAAATAGGCGACGAAAAAGGCGATCTGCTGATTTTGGGCTGGGGAAGCACCTATGGCGCCATTCGCACAGCAGTGAGGGATCTGAACGAGGAAGGCTACCGGGTAAGTCACGCACACTTGCGACACCTGTTTCCCTTCCCCAAAAACCTTGGAGCAGTGCTTGGTAACTTTAAAAAAGTTCTCATTCCCGAACTCAACCGCGGCCAATTGCGTCAGTTGATTCGCGCAGAATTTCTGATTGACGCACAAGGCCTGAACAAGGTGCAGGGCATGCCCCTTCGCACCGAGGAAATCAAAGAGGCCGCTATTCAAACATTGAACGCATGAGCACAGCAACCATCACGCCCGCCGAAATGAGCCCCAAGGACTTTGCCACCGACCAGGAGGTACGGTGGTGTCCGGGTTGTGGCGACTATTCGATACTAAAACAAGTGCAGTCTATTATGCCAGAAGCAGGCCGGCGGCCCGAGGATGTGGTATTTATTTCCGGCATCGGGTGCTCCTCGCGCTTTCCGTATTATATGAACACTTACGGAATGCACAGCATTCACGGCAGAGCACCGGCCATTGCCAGCGGTGTTAAAACCACGCGACCGGATTTGAGCGTTTGGCTGATTACCGGCGATGGCGACGCACTGTCAATCGGGGGCAATCACCTCATACACCTTTTGCGGCGCAATGTAGATTTGAATGTGCTCCTGTTCAACAATGAGATTTACGGGCTCACCAAGGGCCAGTACTCGCCCACTTCACCGGAGGGCACCGTAACCAAAAGCACACCCATGGGCTCGCTGGATCATCCTTTTAATCCGCTGGCTTTGGCCGCCGGAGCCGATGGTTCTTTTATTGCCCGCGCCATGGATCGCGACCCCAAACATTTGCGTGATATTTTGCTGGCAGCAGATCGCCACCGAGGCACCTCGCTCATTGAAATCTACCAAAACTGCAACGTGTTTAACGACGGGGCATTTGAGGTGTTTACCGAAAAGAACTCGAAACCCGAAACCACGCTTTTCATGGAAGAAGGAAAGCCGCTGCTTTTCGGTTCGGAAATGAATAAAGGCATTTGGCTCGATGGCTCTACTCCCAGGGTTGCAGATGTTTCCAAAGGCGAAAAAGGCCTTGAAGACCTATGGGTACACGATTCGTCTGACCCTTTTAAAGCCAGTCTCTTGTATCGCTTTTTCGGAACCACGCAGTGGGAAGAGAAGCTACCTCGCCCGTTTGGTGTCTTCTTCCAAAAAGAGCGAAGCACCTATGAAAAAGACCTCAACGCACAAATCAACAAAGCCGCTGAGTTGAAGGGAAAGGGCAATCTGGATGCACTGCTTAGGGGTAAAAACACCTGGGAAATAAGCTAAGGAAGGGGGGCCGGCAAGCCGACTACACTCACACTCCTAAGGCAACAACTCCCTCGTAACCTGCACCCTAATACAGGTATTAAGAGTTTGTTGTGAAAGAAAGGTCAGGGCGCACCCAGGAACACATGCGGTTGTTCCTTAGTTTTGAGGAACAACTTTCAAAGAAATGCGCTATCTGGCTGTTTTTGTTTTGCTTTTCGCGGTGCAGCACCTATCCGCGCAGCAACAATTGGATTTTGAACTTCCGCTTTGCCCTGTGATTAACAGTGTGCAGGAGAGTGATGATGCATTGAAAATCCACATTTTTCCTAATCCTTCACGAGGATTATTCAACCTCAACATTGACTTGCCTTCCGGCGAACTGCTCAGAGCAGAATGCTTCGATATGCTGGGTCAACGTATAGAGGAGTGGTCATGGAATCAGTCGGAAACGAAAGAGATAGACCTCAGCAATTATGGCAAGGGCGTG contains the following coding sequences:
- a CDS encoding T9SS C-terminal target domain-containing protein, which encodes MQPVFETMMQRGVRPMMGGLLLAAVAAFPSNISAQCDGERYREFVFSSWDVQSDVQYGANLNSAGNMQDLFLDVYTPEGDTETNRPLIIVAHGGSFVAGSKTGNDVVPLCQDFARLGYVAASIQYRLGATDPGQFIPTPNSVTKAVWRAVHDARAAIRFFRKSVEEDGNPYGINPDKVFMTGVSAGGFMALHTGFLNSLDEVPEGIDMNAPGLDGGLEGNTGNAGYSSELTAIINIAGAIGDTTWMQANETPVLSFHGDEDGTVPYGSETLVFLGFINLIPVDGSASIQARAENIGLTACLETHVGFDHVPHSTNAQIYDTTIVISRNWLYHFVCDAPLTCEYGPAPIPTSVDEVVAIGRVKAFPNPVRDHVNVDLSELGAGVHLRLFNTLGALVFDYGIQNADWVTLHRQGLPAGMYLLEVSHRGERNTIRLIMD
- a CDS encoding 2-oxoacid:acceptor oxidoreductase subunit alpha, whose translation is MEAENTTKSTRTEDRKAVTILFAGDSGDGIQLTGSQFSDTNALFGNDISTFPNFPAEIRAPQGTLAGVSGFQLHFGSVEVFSPGDQCDVLVVMNAAALKANLSNLKIGGTIIANTDGFDKKNLRLAGYVDVQNPLTDQSLGQYRVVEIAVTQMTREALKDFELGMKEKDRSKNMFVLGFICWMYNRSLNRTLDFLNEKFAGKPDIIQSNEAVLRAGYNFGDTSETFTSRYDVKPAPLKKGVYRNIMGNQATAIGLIAGAEKAGLELFYGSYPITPASDILHELARHKNFGVRTFQAEDEIAAICSAIGSSFAGGLGVTASSGPGIALKGEALGLAVMLELPLVVVNVQRGGPSTGLPTKTEQADLLQALNGRNGEAPVPVIAAAHPSDCFWMAYEAVRIAVEHMTPVMLLTDGYVANGAEPWRFPKSDDLKPIKPNFANPEDYKEDEYLPYKRDDRGVRKWATPGMINLQHRIGGLEKQDLTGNVSYDPENHERMVKLREEKVRRIADFFPALGIEIGDEKGDLLILGWGSTYGAIRTAVRDLNEEGYRVSHAHLRHLFPFPKNLGAVLGNFKKVLIPELNRGQLRQLIRAEFLIDAQGLNKVQGMPLRTEEIKEAAIQTLNA
- a CDS encoding 2-oxoacid:ferredoxin oxidoreductase subunit beta, producing MSTATITPAEMSPKDFATDQEVRWCPGCGDYSILKQVQSIMPEAGRRPEDVVFISGIGCSSRFPYYMNTYGMHSIHGRAPAIASGVKTTRPDLSVWLITGDGDALSIGGNHLIHLLRRNVDLNVLLFNNEIYGLTKGQYSPTSPEGTVTKSTPMGSLDHPFNPLALAAGADGSFIARAMDRDPKHLRDILLAADRHRGTSLIEIYQNCNVFNDGAFEVFTEKNSKPETTLFMEEGKPLLFGSEMNKGIWLDGSTPRVADVSKGEKGLEDLWVHDSSDPFKASLLYRFFGTTQWEEKLPRPFGVFFQKERSTYEKDLNAQINKAAELKGKGNLDALLRGKNTWEIS
- a CDS encoding T9SS C-terminal target domain-containing protein, with amino-acid sequence MRYLAVFVLLFAVQHLSAQQQLDFELPLCPVINSVQESDDALKIHIFPNPSRGLFNLNIDLPSGELLRAECFDMLGQRIEEWSWNQSETKEIDLSNYGKGVYQLVIFWNNRRYSQKLLVL